Proteins encoded by one window of Streptomyces sp. NBC_01571:
- a CDS encoding choice-of-anchor D domain-containing protein, with protein sequence MFHSIRDLRRALVWAVSTAMVAAVGVLVLAVQPAWAAAAATGGSGASLPYVEVQAENSATNGTPIGPSYTQGQLADEASYRKATTLQGTGKYVTFTTPVATNSINFRYSIPDTSNGSVYTASLSLYVNGVKQPDLTLTNAYSWYYGSYPFTNSPGSNPHHFYDEAHRLFSTTYPAGTTFKLQVDSGDTASSYTIDFADFEQVGAALTAPSGSVSVTSKGADTTGANDATSAFNAAISAAGPGGTVWIPPGTYNIPGHISVNNVTIAGAGMWYSTVTGTAPGFYGNSAPSASTGVRLQNFAIFGNVQERDDSAQVNGIGGAMSDSTVSSVWIDHMKVGAWMDGPMDGLTFTGMRIRDTTADGINFHGAVTNSKVTNSDIRNTGDDGIATWADSGIGADAHDTISDNTVSLQILANAIAIYGGHDNTVSGNRVVDTGLAQGGGIHVGQRFTSTPVGTTTISDNTMIRAGSLDPNWQFGVGALWFDGSQGAITGPVNVTNALIQQSPYEAVQWVEGTISGVNLNNVTIAGTGTFALQEQTGGAAKFTNVTATGVGYSSPVYNCSGGNFAVTDGGGNSGISGTPYCGGWPAPVYPPYPSEGVTATPGALNFGSVATGSTSAAQTVTVSNPTGTAASVSSISAGGDYSQTNTCGSSIAANGSCTVSVKFAPTATGSRSGSLTVNAGGTTNTVSLSGTGTAPGPVLNTDPASLSFDGTVVGSSAAAQKVTVTNSGTASANISGVAATGDFSQTNNCSTLAVGASCTVSVGFKPTTGGSRTGNLTVTSNANNSPTTVSLSGSGIDSGTDIAAGRPATASSSSSPYVPSNLTDPDASTYWEGTNGSFPQWAQVDLGQNFSIGKVVLKLPPATAWSARTQTLSVQGSTDGSSFSTIKASAGYTFDPNTNNNTATITFNSATARYVRVNISANTGWNAAQLSALQVFPSSGGSSPATLSADPTSLSFPTQALNTASSARTVTVTNTGTAAATVSGITVTGDFSQTNTCGTSIAAGASCTVAVTFRPTASGTRTGDLGIASNASNGTTTVALTGTGAGAANQNLAAGKPTTESGHTDVYASSNVTDGNQGSYWESTNNAFPQWVQVDLGSAQSAGRVVLQLPAGWGARNQTLSLSGSTDGSAFTTVKSSATYTFDPATNNTVTITFAATTQRYFRVNLTANTGWPAGQISEFQVWNT encoded by the coding sequence GTGTTCCATTCCATCCGAGATCTGAGACGAGCGCTCGTCTGGGCGGTCAGCACCGCGATGGTGGCTGCCGTCGGCGTCCTGGTTCTGGCTGTCCAACCTGCCTGGGCGGCGGCCGCCGCCACGGGCGGCAGCGGCGCGAGCCTGCCGTACGTCGAGGTGCAGGCGGAGAACTCCGCCACCAACGGCACACCCATCGGCCCGAGTTACACCCAGGGTCAGCTGGCCGACGAGGCGTCGTACCGCAAGGCGACGACGCTCCAGGGCACCGGCAAGTACGTCACGTTCACCACGCCGGTGGCGACCAACTCGATCAACTTCCGGTACAGCATCCCCGATACCTCGAACGGCTCGGTCTACACCGCCTCGTTGTCTCTGTACGTCAACGGCGTCAAGCAGCCCGACCTCACCCTGACCAACGCCTACAGCTGGTACTACGGCAGCTACCCCTTCACCAACTCGCCGGGCAGCAACCCGCATCACTTCTACGACGAGGCCCACCGCCTGTTCTCCACCACCTATCCGGCGGGAACGACCTTCAAGCTGCAGGTCGATTCGGGTGACACCGCCTCCTCGTACACGATCGACTTCGCCGACTTCGAGCAGGTCGGCGCCGCCCTGACCGCACCCTCGGGGTCGGTGTCGGTGACCAGCAAGGGCGCCGACACGACCGGTGCGAACGACGCGACCAGCGCGTTCAACGCCGCGATCAGTGCCGCCGGACCCGGCGGCACCGTGTGGATCCCGCCGGGCACCTACAACATTCCCGGCCATATCAGCGTCAACAACGTCACGATCGCCGGCGCCGGCATGTGGTACTCGACCGTCACCGGCACGGCACCCGGTTTCTACGGCAACTCCGCGCCTTCCGCGAGCACCGGCGTGCGCCTGCAGAACTTCGCGATCTTCGGCAATGTGCAGGAACGCGACGACAGTGCCCAGGTCAACGGCATCGGTGGCGCGATGAGCGACTCGACGGTCTCCAGCGTGTGGATCGACCACATGAAGGTCGGCGCCTGGATGGACGGGCCGATGGACGGGCTGACGTTCACCGGCATGCGCATCCGTGACACCACCGCGGACGGCATCAACTTCCACGGCGCGGTCACCAACTCGAAGGTGACCAACAGCGACATCCGCAACACCGGTGACGACGGCATCGCCACCTGGGCGGACTCCGGTATCGGTGCCGACGCCCACGACACGATCTCCGACAACACCGTGTCCCTGCAGATACTCGCCAACGCCATCGCGATCTACGGCGGCCACGACAACACCGTCAGCGGCAACCGGGTGGTGGACACCGGCCTCGCCCAGGGTGGTGGCATCCACGTGGGGCAGCGCTTCACCTCGACGCCGGTCGGCACCACCACGATCTCCGACAACACCATGATCCGGGCCGGCAGTCTCGACCCGAACTGGCAGTTCGGCGTGGGCGCACTGTGGTTCGACGGCAGCCAGGGCGCGATCACCGGCCCGGTCAACGTGACCAACGCGCTGATCCAACAGAGCCCGTACGAAGCCGTCCAGTGGGTCGAGGGCACCATCAGCGGGGTCAACCTCAACAACGTGACCATCGCCGGAACCGGCACCTTCGCGCTGCAGGAGCAGACCGGCGGCGCCGCCAAGTTCACCAACGTCACGGCCACCGGCGTCGGTTACTCGTCCCCGGTGTACAACTGCTCGGGCGGGAACTTCGCCGTCACCGACGGCGGCGGCAACTCCGGCATCAGCGGCACGCCGTACTGCGGCGGCTGGCCGGCTCCGGTCTACCCGCCCTACCCGTCCGAAGGCGTGACGGCCACCCCCGGCGCGCTGAACTTCGGTTCGGTCGCGACCGGTTCGACGAGTGCCGCGCAGACCGTGACGGTCTCCAACCCGACCGGCACCGCCGCGTCCGTCTCGTCGATCTCCGCCGGCGGCGACTACTCCCAGACCAACACGTGCGGCTCGTCGATCGCGGCGAACGGCTCGTGCACCGTCAGCGTGAAGTTCGCGCCGACGGCGACCGGCAGCCGGAGCGGATCCCTGACCGTCAACGCGGGCGGGACCACCAACACGGTGAGCCTGTCCGGTACCGGCACCGCGCCGGGCCCGGTTCTGAACACCGACCCGGCGAGCCTGTCCTTCGACGGCACGGTGGTCGGCTCGTCGGCCGCCGCGCAGAAGGTGACGGTGACCAACTCGGGCACCGCGTCGGCGAACATCTCGGGCGTCGCGGCGACCGGTGACTTCAGCCAGACCAACAACTGCTCCACCCTCGCCGTCGGCGCGTCCTGCACGGTGAGCGTCGGGTTCAAGCCCACCACGGGCGGATCGCGCACCGGCAACCTCACGGTCACCAGCAACGCCAACAACAGCCCGACCACCGTCTCCCTGTCCGGCAGCGGCATCGACAGCGGCACCGACATCGCCGCCGGTCGGCCCGCGACGGCGAGTTCGAGCAGCAGTCCGTACGTCCCCTCGAACCTCACCGACCCGGACGCGTCGACGTACTGGGAGGGCACGAACGGCTCGTTCCCGCAATGGGCCCAGGTCGACCTCGGCCAGAACTTCAGCATCGGCAAGGTCGTGCTGAAGCTCCCGCCGGCGACGGCATGGTCGGCTCGCACACAGACCCTGTCGGTGCAGGGATCCACGGACGGATCCAGCTTCTCGACGATCAAGGCCTCGGCCGGGTACACCTTCGACCCGAACACCAACAACAACACGGCGACGATCACCTTCAACTCCGCCACCGCGAGATACGTGCGGGTGAACATCTCCGCCAACACGGGCTGGAACGCGGCCCAGTTGTCGGCTCTCCAGGTGTTCCCCAGCAGTGGCGGCTCCTCGCCGGCGACCCTCTCGGCCGACCCGACGTCGCTGTCCTTCCCCACCCAGGCCCTCAACACCGCCAGCAGCGCACGGACGGTGACGGTGACCAACACCGGTACCGCGGCCGCGACCGTCTCCGGCATCACCGTCACGGGAGACTTCTCGCAGACGAACACCTGCGGGACATCGATCGCGGCCGGCGCCTCCTGCACGGTGGCCGTCACGTTCAGGCCCACCGCGTCCGGCACCCGCACCGGCGACCTCGGCATCGCCAGCAACGCGTCGAACGGCACGACCACGGTCGCGCTGACCGGCACCGGGGCCGGCGCGGCAAACCAGAACCTGGCGGCCGGGAAGCCCACCACCGAGTCCGGCCACACCGACGTGTACGCGTCGTCGAACGTGACGGACGGCAACCAGGGCAGCTACTGGGAGAGCACCAACAACGCCTTCCCCCAGTGGGTGCAGGTGGATCTCGGCTCCGCGCAGAGCGCCGGCCGAGTCGTCCTCCAGCTCCCGGCCGGCTGGGGCGCCCGTAACCAGACGCTGTCCCTGTCGGGCAGCACCGACGGGTCCGCCTTCACCACCGTCAAGTCGTCGGCCACGTACACCTTCGACCCCGCCACCAACAACACGGTCACCATCACGTTCGCGGCGACCACCCAGCGCTACTTCCGGGTGAACCTCACCGCGAACACCGGCTGGCCGGCCGGCCAGATCTCCGAGTTCCAGGTCTGGAACACCTGA
- a CDS encoding discoidin domain-containing protein translates to MLTIPRPRRGISRAGGRLAVAAVAAVGAMCVSVLPAAATQEAPPSKALRAGPTAHTHRQTQAAAGAAVGATTPFSVYEAEEGTPGGGAAVRSLTSAPTTQYSSAALEASGHSYVHLGGTGQSVQWTNTTGQPISFVNVRASIPDSASGGGVTGTLNLYVNGVFRQALNLNSRQTWVYEGNGNYNTSDNQNPSDGDPRVFWDESHTFVTGAPIPAGATFSLRKDSDNSASFYDVDSVDVENPPAPLTQPADSISITSCGAVADDSPTNGAADSHSVDSRAAIQNCIDQARSQGRTLWIPQGTFYVKGTAGLNAQGITIAGAGMWYSTIYRDVPVPNSTPLPALFNLTSCTVRNFHIDANAVSRSTVGGDGGAMDTTGTDWLADGIWTQHTMSGFWASGTGGKVQNSRLTSIWADGINVNNVSLGADTGNNLTVTDNFVRGTGDDAIAINSVNYNTDSDGSKTYYNPMTNVTVSDNTSIAPWGGKGVGIYGGSGHQVKDNYISDTARYIGLGAGRFGVNGSDLLSATVTGNTVVRSGGNAYSQGQPALHIGNGGDGQNTGIVDQVTVTGNTVTGSLYDGIGFSTSTNTLLRDNTVRNPGRNGIAISPPFYPAPTGSATITGNRVTGLGSGAAAFVNNSSGFVATLSDNDWPPAAPEGPYGGTPAAVPGTVQAENYDTGGQGLAYNVTSVNGNANAYRADGVDLDNTADTGGGYNLGWTSGGQWFRYTVDVATAGTYTLGLRVAAPSAVAGALHLSDAAGTDLTGAVDLPATGDWQTWGTVTTHVVLPAGRQTLTLHQDSGGWNINHLGFAAGSGSPSAKLTTSPGSLTFADQAVNTTSAAQTVTVTNTGSATASITGVTAGGDFAQSNTCGTSLAAGADCTVSVTFEPTASGTRTGTLTLTGNQSGNPTTVALSGTGSTQTDLAAGKPTSASSHTDVYASSNVTDGNQGSYWESANNAFPQWVQVDLGSARSASRVVLRLPAGWGARSETLTLGGSTDGTTFTTLKSSAAHTFDPSNGNTVTLTFPAATQRYFRVTVTANSGWPAGQVSEFQIWNS, encoded by the coding sequence ATGCTGACGATCCCCAGACCCCGGCGCGGCATCAGCCGCGCCGGGGGCCGACTGGCGGTGGCCGCCGTCGCCGCGGTCGGCGCGATGTGCGTGTCCGTCTTACCGGCCGCCGCCACACAGGAGGCGCCCCCGTCCAAGGCGCTCCGGGCCGGGCCGACGGCCCACACTCACCGGCAGACACAGGCGGCAGCGGGCGCGGCGGTGGGTGCGACGACGCCGTTCTCGGTCTACGAGGCCGAGGAGGGAACGCCGGGCGGGGGCGCGGCCGTGCGGTCGCTGACCTCGGCGCCGACGACGCAGTACTCGAGCGCCGCCTTGGAGGCTTCGGGCCATTCCTATGTCCACCTGGGCGGCACGGGCCAGTCGGTGCAGTGGACGAACACCACCGGGCAGCCGATCTCCTTCGTCAACGTCCGCGCGAGTATCCCGGATTCGGCATCCGGCGGTGGAGTGACCGGAACGCTGAACCTGTACGTCAACGGGGTGTTCCGGCAGGCGCTGAACCTCAACTCGCGGCAGACCTGGGTGTACGAGGGAAACGGCAACTACAACACGAGCGACAACCAGAACCCGTCCGACGGCGACCCGAGGGTCTTCTGGGACGAGTCGCACACCTTCGTCACCGGGGCCCCGATTCCGGCGGGCGCCACGTTCTCGCTGCGGAAGGACTCCGACAACAGCGCGTCCTTCTACGACGTGGATTCCGTCGACGTGGAGAACCCGCCGGCGCCGCTGACGCAGCCGGCGGACTCGATCTCGATCACGAGTTGCGGTGCGGTGGCGGACGACAGTCCGACCAATGGCGCGGCCGACAGCCACTCGGTGGACAGCCGGGCCGCCATCCAGAACTGCATCGACCAGGCCCGGTCGCAGGGCAGGACCCTGTGGATCCCGCAGGGCACCTTCTACGTGAAGGGCACGGCGGGACTGAACGCACAGGGGATCACCATCGCGGGTGCGGGCATGTGGTACAGCACGATCTACCGTGACGTCCCGGTCCCCAACAGCACACCGCTGCCCGCACTGTTCAACCTGACCTCCTGCACCGTGCGGAACTTCCACATCGACGCCAACGCCGTCAGCCGGAGCACCGTCGGCGGGGACGGCGGCGCGATGGACACCACCGGCACCGACTGGCTGGCCGACGGCATCTGGACCCAGCACACCATGTCGGGCTTCTGGGCCTCCGGCACCGGTGGGAAGGTGCAGAACAGCAGGCTGACGTCGATCTGGGCGGACGGGATCAACGTAAACAACGTGTCGCTGGGCGCGGACACCGGGAACAACCTGACGGTCACCGACAACTTCGTCCGCGGGACCGGGGACGACGCGATCGCCATCAACTCGGTGAACTACAACACCGACAGCGACGGTTCCAAGACCTACTACAACCCGATGACCAATGTCACCGTCAGCGACAACACCTCGATCGCCCCGTGGGGCGGCAAGGGGGTCGGGATCTACGGGGGCAGCGGCCACCAGGTCAAGGACAACTACATCAGCGACACGGCCCGTTACATCGGTCTCGGAGCAGGGCGCTTCGGTGTCAACGGCAGCGACCTGCTGTCCGCGACCGTGACGGGCAACACCGTGGTCCGTTCCGGCGGCAACGCCTACAGCCAGGGCCAGCCCGCCCTGCACATCGGCAACGGCGGCGACGGACAGAACACCGGGATCGTCGACCAGGTCACGGTGACCGGGAACACCGTCACCGGCTCCCTCTACGACGGGATCGGCTTCTCCACCTCGACCAACACCCTGCTGCGGGACAACACGGTCCGCAATCCCGGCCGCAACGGCATCGCGATCTCGCCGCCGTTCTACCCCGCGCCCACCGGTTCCGCGACGATAACCGGCAACAGGGTCACCGGGCTCGGGTCCGGCGCCGCGGCCTTCGTCAACAACTCCAGCGGGTTCGTCGCGACGCTGAGCGACAACGACTGGCCGCCGGCCGCCCCCGAAGGCCCCTACGGCGGCACTCCGGCCGCCGTGCCCGGCACGGTGCAGGCGGAGAACTACGACACGGGCGGCCAGGGGCTGGCCTACAACGTCACCTCCGTCAACGGCAACGCGAACGCCTACCGCGCCGACGGGGTGGACCTGGACAACACCGCGGATACCGGCGGCGGTTACAACCTGGGCTGGACCAGCGGCGGACAGTGGTTCCGCTACACCGTGGACGTCGCCACGGCCGGCACCTACACCCTCGGCCTCCGGGTCGCGGCTCCGTCCGCGGTGGCCGGCGCGCTGCACCTGTCGGACGCCGCAGGCACCGACCTCACCGGAGCCGTCGACCTGCCCGCCACCGGCGACTGGCAGACCTGGGGCACCGTGACCACACATGTGGTCCTGCCCGCAGGCCGGCAGACCCTGACCCTCCACCAGGACAGCGGAGGCTGGAACATCAACCACCTCGGCTTCGCCGCGGGGAGCGGCTCGCCGTCGGCCAAGCTGACCACGTCTCCCGGCTCACTGACCTTCGCCGACCAGGCGGTGAACACGACCAGCGCCGCACAGACCGTCACGGTCACCAACACCGGCTCCGCCACCGCCTCGATCACGGGGGTGACCGCCGGCGGTGACTTCGCCCAGAGCAACACCTGCGGCACCTCCCTGGCCGCCGGAGCCGACTGCACGGTCTCCGTCACCTTCGAACCCACCGCCTCCGGCACCCGCACCGGCACCCTCACCCTGACCGGAAACCAGTCCGGCAACCCCACCACCGTGGCCCTGTCGGGCACCGGCAGCACCCAGACCGACCTCGCCGCCGGCAAGCCCACCAGCGCGTCCAGTCACACCGACGTGTACGCGTCGTCGAACGTGACGGACGGCAACCAGGGCTCCTACTGGGAGAGCGCCAACAACGCGTTTCCACAGTGGGTCCAGGTCGACCTGGGCTCCGCCCGGAGCGCCTCCCGCGTGGTCCTGCGGCTGCCCGCCGGCTGGGGTGCCCGCTCCGAGACCCTGACCCTCGGCGGCAGCACCGACGGCACCACCTTCACCACCCTGAAATCCTCGGCCGCCCACACCTTCGACCCGAGCAACGGCAACACCGTCACGCTCACCTTCCCCGCCGCCACCCAGCGTTACTTCCGTGTCACCGTCACCGCCAACAGCGGCTGGCCCGCCGGCCAGGTGTCCGAGTTCCAGATCTGGAACTCCTGA
- a CDS encoding MerR family transcriptional regulator — protein sequence MSSHEVVWSIGELAERAGVTVKTVRFYSDRGLLPEASRSGGGHRRYGPSALERLRLIRSLRTLGLPLPEVRRVIEDDGAAGRVLEDAVAGRLRELGSEVRALRWREAALRLVRECPPVERADRLRLVGAVNVPPSTAPLARFWRAWLPPRMPARATSAFLELAVPQPPDEPDPAQVLAFARLHAMTTAPCPGGRQPQPEVHRVAGGHGAAALYAGLAEAYELAGPQVRRARDPYPGEALDAYVAAYASAYDSRDSRGFRRLLAARLAAEPRLDRYWELTAVVLTPPGGRPEPTPGSADDWLCAALERDNAAAA from the coding sequence CTGTCGTCGCACGAGGTTGTCTGGAGCATCGGTGAGCTCGCCGAACGTGCGGGCGTCACCGTGAAGACCGTCCGCTTCTACTCCGACCGTGGTCTGCTGCCCGAGGCTTCCCGTAGCGGAGGCGGGCACCGCCGCTACGGCCCTTCGGCGCTGGAGCGGCTGCGACTGATCCGCTCCCTGCGGACCCTCGGTCTGCCCCTGCCAGAGGTACGCCGGGTCATCGAGGACGACGGCGCGGCGGGTCGGGTGCTGGAGGACGCCGTCGCGGGTCGTCTGCGTGAACTGGGCAGTGAGGTGCGGGCGTTGCGCTGGCGGGAGGCGGCGTTGCGGCTGGTGCGGGAGTGCCCGCCCGTCGAGCGGGCGGACCGGCTGCGCCTGGTCGGCGCGGTGAATGTCCCGCCGAGCACGGCGCCACTGGCCCGGTTCTGGCGAGCCTGGCTGCCGCCGCGGATGCCGGCCCGGGCGACGTCGGCGTTCCTGGAGTTGGCCGTTCCGCAGCCGCCCGACGAGCCGGACCCGGCGCAGGTGCTCGCCTTCGCCCGGCTGCATGCGATGACGACGGCTCCCTGCCCGGGTGGCCGACAGCCCCAGCCGGAGGTGCACCGCGTGGCCGGGGGTCACGGGGCGGCCGCGCTGTACGCGGGTCTCGCCGAGGCGTACGAGCTCGCGGGCCCCCAGGTGCGGCGGGCACGGGATCCGTACCCGGGTGAGGCACTGGACGCCTACGTGGCCGCCTACGCGAGTGCGTACGACAGCCGCGACAGCCGCGGGTTCCGCCGGCTGCTGGCCGCCCGGCTCGCCGCTGAGCCGCGCCTGGACCGGTACTGGGAGTTGACGGCCGTGGTGCTCACGCCGCCGGGCGGCAGGCCGGAACCGACACCGGGCTCCGCGGACGACTGGCTGTGCGCGGCACTGGAGCGGGACAACGCCGCGGCCGCGTAG
- a CDS encoding alpha/beta hydrolase, translated as MAVFIMVAGVFTGAGVWQETAARLSAAGGEVHAVPLTGVDAGRPAASARVGLETHIADVIAVIDAVGVVSGREIVLVGHDYGIHPVLGAADRRPQHVARVVYLDCGMPQDGVPALAAVPDQILRAELTDRAQRGEVEGELAPPSRDEWQRWGSTAGLSAAALERLTALAAPQPLGTLLQPLRLTGALAAVSTTGVLCTRNGVGVDVLQQRVDLGDPAMAALTDPQVTFFELPTGHWPMLSCPAALADVLLRAAAGEGRHLRPFDASATPAHLRPFPLEMPELPRDRREHVDLYVPDAEGPRPAVVFVHGGPVPSGATPTPRDWPTLVGYARLAAAEGVIGVTLDHRLHDVGDFERAAADVTAALELVRADPRVDADRIALWFFSGGGPLTADWLRHPPAWLRCLAASYPILAPPPNWGLTGSRFHPVRAVTQAGALPIVLLRAGRETPEIAATVEAFVTAAKNCGAHLELVDVPDGHHGFETLDPTEETRLALRHAMRSVVARLTS; from the coding sequence ATGGCCGTGTTCATCATGGTGGCGGGCGTGTTCACCGGCGCCGGTGTCTGGCAGGAGACAGCCGCGCGGCTGTCGGCGGCGGGCGGCGAGGTGCACGCGGTCCCGCTCACCGGAGTCGACGCGGGCCGGCCCGCCGCGTCGGCCCGCGTCGGTCTGGAGACGCACATCGCGGACGTGATCGCGGTGATCGACGCGGTGGGCGTGGTGTCCGGACGGGAGATCGTGCTCGTCGGCCACGACTACGGCATCCATCCGGTGCTCGGTGCCGCCGACCGGCGGCCTCAGCATGTCGCCCGCGTCGTGTACCTGGACTGCGGAATGCCGCAGGACGGAGTCCCGGCCCTGGCCGCCGTACCGGACCAGATCCTCCGTGCGGAGCTGACCGACCGGGCTCAACGCGGCGAGGTCGAGGGCGAGTTGGCCCCGCCGTCGAGAGACGAGTGGCAACGCTGGGGCAGTACGGCCGGCCTCTCGGCCGCGGCACTGGAGCGGCTCACGGCCCTTGCCGCGCCGCAGCCGCTGGGCACCTTGCTCCAGCCGCTGCGACTGACGGGGGCGCTGGCCGCGGTTTCCACCACCGGGGTGCTGTGCACCCGTAACGGTGTCGGCGTCGACGTGTTGCAACAGCGCGTCGATCTCGGCGACCCGGCGATGGCGGCCCTCACCGACCCCCAGGTCACCTTCTTCGAACTGCCCACCGGCCACTGGCCGATGTTGTCCTGCCCCGCCGCACTGGCGGACGTCCTGCTGCGGGCCGCGGCCGGGGAGGGGCGCCACCTGCGACCGTTCGACGCCTCTGCAACTCCCGCCCACCTGCGGCCGTTCCCGCTGGAGATGCCCGAACTGCCCCGTGACCGCAGGGAACATGTCGACCTGTACGTCCCGGACGCCGAGGGCCCGCGACCGGCCGTCGTCTTCGTGCACGGCGGCCCTGTGCCGTCCGGGGCCACGCCGACCCCGCGCGACTGGCCGACCCTGGTGGGATACGCCCGCCTCGCGGCCGCCGAGGGCGTGATCGGCGTGACCCTCGACCACCGGCTGCACGATGTCGGCGACTTCGAACGCGCCGCCGCGGACGTCACCGCCGCCCTGGAACTGGTGCGGGCCGATCCCCGGGTGGACGCCGACCGGATCGCCCTGTGGTTCTTCTCCGGCGGCGGACCGCTCACCGCGGACTGGCTGAGGCACCCCCCTGCCTGGCTGCGCTGCCTGGCCGCCTCCTACCCGATCCTGGCGCCACCGCCCAACTGGGGGCTGACCGGCAGCCGGTTCCACCCGGTCCGGGCGGTCACGCAAGCGGGCGCCCTCCCCATCGTCCTGCTGCGCGCGGGGCGTGAGACACCCGAGATCGCCGCCACCGTGGAGGCGTTCGTGACCGCAGCCAAGAACTGCGGGGCACACCTGGAACTGGTCGACGTACCGGACGGCCACCACGGCTTCGAGACCCTCGACCCCACCGAGGAGACGCGCCTCGCCCTGCGCCACGCGATGCGCTCGGTGGTGGCCCGCCTGACCTCCTGA
- a CDS encoding ATP-binding protein — protein MAVKAMGWAHSFAVSGGVRAGRQWTRNHLRSLPWAAEEPDTADAVVLCVSELLTNAHVHAHSDAHLVLTWDGDCLHVSVHDEDPTLPRQRDPGTGATSGRGMGIVRTLADDWSMKCQRHGKTVTACFRPAAAHRETEGPASAPARPAE, from the coding sequence GTGGCAGTCAAAGCCATGGGCTGGGCGCACTCGTTCGCGGTGTCGGGAGGCGTGCGGGCCGGACGGCAGTGGACACGCAACCATCTCAGGTCCCTGCCATGGGCCGCCGAAGAACCCGACACGGCTGACGCGGTCGTCCTCTGCGTGTCCGAACTGCTCACCAACGCCCACGTTCACGCCCACAGCGACGCCCATCTCGTCCTCACCTGGGACGGTGACTGCCTGCACGTGAGCGTCCACGACGAGGACCCCACCCTGCCCCGGCAGCGCGACCCGGGGACCGGCGCGACGTCCGGACGGGGAATGGGCATCGTACGGACCCTCGCTGACGACTGGAGCATGAAGTGCCAGCGGCACGGCAAGACCGTGACCGCATGCTTCCGCCCTGCCGCCGCCCACCGGGAGACGGAGGGCCCGGCGAGCGCGCCGGCCCGCCCGGCCGAATAG